One region of Deinococcus malanensis genomic DNA includes:
- a CDS encoding DUF72 domain-containing protein produces the protein MTNVRMNIGCAGWGVASGQPAHFDQGGSVLQRYATRFPAVEINSSFYRPHRHSTYQKWAASTPEEFRFSVKVPRAVTHQARLRGCHDLLSTFLEQVAGLGTKLGCLLVQLPPSLAFEDAVADAFFQALRSRTRVPLACEPRHMSWFGPAASSLLSAYQVGRVAADPAITPQATVPGGFDQTVYYRWHGSPRVYSSSYSDQQLQDLAQALMAGAAHAEPWVIFDNTAAGAAAGNGLKLLDLLRDAKQV, from the coding sequence ATGACAAACGTCCGTATGAACATAGGGTGCGCCGGCTGGGGAGTGGCTAGCGGGCAGCCAGCGCATTTCGACCAGGGCGGCAGTGTGCTGCAGCGGTATGCAACCCGGTTCCCGGCTGTGGAGATCAATTCCTCGTTCTACCGCCCGCACCGGCACAGCACCTACCAGAAATGGGCCGCCAGCACACCGGAAGAGTTCCGGTTCAGCGTCAAGGTCCCCAGGGCGGTGACCCATCAGGCGAGGCTGCGCGGCTGTCATGATCTGCTGAGCACATTCCTGGAGCAGGTGGCCGGGCTTGGAACAAAACTCGGGTGTCTGCTCGTGCAGCTGCCGCCCAGTCTGGCGTTCGAGGATGCTGTGGCGGACGCATTCTTTCAGGCACTGCGGAGCCGGACTCGGGTCCCGCTGGCCTGCGAGCCCCGCCACATGTCCTGGTTCGGCCCGGCCGCCAGCAGCCTGCTGAGCGCGTACCAGGTTGGCCGTGTGGCGGCCGATCCGGCCATCACGCCGCAGGCCACCGTCCCAGGAGGCTTTGACCAGACGGTGTACTACCGCTGGCATGGCTCACCCCGGGTGTACTCCTCCAGTTATTCCGACCAGCAGTTACAGGACCTGGCCCAGGCCCTCATGGCCGGAGCCGCCCATGCTGAGCCCTGGGTCATCTTCGACAACACGGCGGCGGGGGCAGCAGCCGGGAATGGATTGAAACTGCTCGACCTCCTGAGGGACGCAAAGCAGGTCTAG
- a CDS encoding DUF488 domain-containing protein — MSLPTLLTIGYEDADLYDFLHTLQAAGVQAVVDTRERAQSRRKGYSKTALALALAQQGIDYHHLRALGTPPDIRKAYKLDRDFAAMKAGYTQHLATQGEALTELAALAVKTRVALLCYEANPQECHRSLIARRLQEMGLIGEVQDLRVTSR; from the coding sequence ATGAGCCTGCCCACGCTGCTGACCATCGGTTACGAGGATGCCGACCTGTATGATTTTCTGCACACCTTACAGGCGGCGGGCGTCCAGGCCGTGGTGGACACCCGTGAACGCGCCCAAAGCCGCCGTAAGGGCTACAGCAAAACTGCGCTGGCCCTGGCCCTGGCGCAGCAGGGCATCGACTACCACCACCTGCGGGCGCTGGGCACCCCGCCCGATATCCGCAAGGCCTACAAACTCGATAGGGACTTTGCCGCCATGAAAGCCGGCTACACCCAGCATCTGGCCACCCAGGGCGAGGCCCTGACAGAACTGGCCGCGCTGGCCGTCAAAACCCGCGTTGCCCTGCTGTGTTATGAAGCCAATCCGCAGGAATGCCACCGGTCCCTGATTGCCCGCAGGCTGCAGGAAATGGGGCTGATTGGCGAGGTGCAGGATCTGCGCGTCACGTCCCGCTGA
- a CDS encoding adenylyl cyclase, with protein sequence MDSRDLGPHVTVFDPGMPVSQIQAVLDATHARQVNNEMGTERYAYLFKPGVYGTDTQPLQIKAGYYTEIAGLGASPDDVVINGKVEVYNRCLGDGGTSNCLALVNFWRTLSNLTINVNAKGQDGCRASANFWAVSQAVSVRRVDIRGGNLSLMDYCTAGPQYASGGFLADSRAQTIINGSQQQWLTRNSSIGTWTNGVWNQVFAGVIGAPSEAEFPTKPYTTLDTTPVSREKPYLFLDAQDQYQVRVPSAQTSTRGASWENVLTPGRTIPLSEFFVARPSDSVQTINTQLARGRHLLLTPGVYDVAQSISVKRARTVVLGIGHATLTAVGGSTPLQVADVPGVIIAGVTIDAGTQLSPVLLQVGKKNGNNGAGNTDPSDPTTLSDVYFRVGGPHIGKADISLEVNSDHVLIDHTWVWRADHGIEGFSGDTERWNTNIGRNGVVINGNNVTATGLFVEHFQEYNTIWNGENGVTVLYQNELPYDPPTQAEWGHDGVLGWAGYKVADHVQNHRLYGGGVYVFNQNNPSIRTENGFEVPVAPGVRLHHIMTVNLSAGTINHVVNGLGDAATSEPGHIGVPVYLREYPAR encoded by the coding sequence ATGGATAGCCGGGATCTGGGGCCGCATGTCACGGTTTTTGATCCGGGCATGCCGGTCAGTCAGATTCAGGCTGTGCTGGACGCCACCCATGCCCGGCAGGTCAACAACGAGATGGGCACCGAGCGCTACGCCTACCTGTTCAAGCCCGGCGTATACGGCACCGACACCCAGCCGCTGCAGATCAAGGCCGGCTATTACACCGAAATTGCCGGGTTGGGGGCGTCGCCTGACGACGTGGTCATCAACGGCAAGGTCGAGGTCTACAACCGCTGTCTGGGAGACGGGGGCACCAGCAACTGCCTGGCCCTCGTCAACTTCTGGCGCACACTGTCCAATCTGACCATCAACGTCAACGCGAAGGGGCAGGATGGCTGCCGGGCCTCGGCCAACTTCTGGGCGGTGTCGCAGGCGGTCTCGGTGCGCCGGGTGGACATCCGGGGCGGCAACCTGTCCCTGATGGACTACTGCACCGCCGGGCCGCAGTACGCCAGTGGGGGATTTCTGGCCGACAGCAGGGCCCAGACCATCATCAACGGCTCGCAGCAGCAGTGGCTGACGCGCAACAGCAGCATTGGCACCTGGACCAACGGCGTGTGGAACCAGGTCTTTGCTGGGGTGATCGGTGCGCCATCCGAGGCCGAGTTTCCCACCAAGCCCTATACCACCCTGGATACGACGCCCGTTAGCCGCGAAAAACCCTACCTGTTCCTGGACGCGCAGGACCAGTATCAGGTCCGTGTGCCGTCGGCCCAGACCAGCACCCGTGGCGCCTCCTGGGAAAACGTCCTGACACCGGGCCGCACCATCCCGCTGAGTGAGTTCTTTGTCGCCCGGCCCTCGGACTCCGTGCAGACCATCAATACGCAGCTTGCCCGCGGCCGGCATCTGCTGCTGACCCCCGGCGTGTACGACGTTGCGCAGAGCATCTCGGTCAAACGGGCCCGGACCGTGGTGCTGGGCATCGGCCATGCGACGCTCACGGCGGTGGGCGGGTCGACGCCACTGCAGGTCGCCGACGTCCCCGGCGTGATTATTGCCGGGGTGACCATCGACGCCGGAACGCAGCTCTCGCCGGTGCTGCTGCAGGTGGGGAAGAAGAACGGCAACAACGGTGCCGGGAACACCGATCCCTCGGACCCGACCACCCTCAGCGACGTGTACTTCCGCGTGGGTGGACCGCACATCGGGAAAGCGGACATCAGCCTGGAGGTCAACAGTGACCATGTCCTGATCGACCACACCTGGGTGTGGCGCGCTGACCACGGCATCGAGGGGTTTTCAGGCGACACCGAGCGCTGGAACACCAACATTGGCCGCAACGGAGTCGTGATCAACGGCAATAACGTGACGGCCACCGGCCTGTTCGTCGAGCACTTCCAGGAATACAACACCATCTGGAACGGTGAAAACGGCGTGACGGTGCTGTACCAGAACGAGCTGCCCTACGATCCTCCCACCCAGGCGGAGTGGGGCCATGACGGTGTGCTGGGCTGGGCCGGGTACAAGGTGGCAGACCACGTGCAGAACCACCGGCTCTACGGCGGCGGCGTGTACGTGTTCAACCAGAACAACCCCTCAATCCGCACCGAGAACGGCTTCGAGGTGCCCGTGGCCCCCGGTGTCAGACTCCACCACATCATGACCGTGAATCTGAGCGCCGGGACGATCAACCACGTGGTCAACGGCCTGGGAGACGCGGCCACCAGCGAGCCTGGGCACATCGGCGTGCCGGTCTACCTGCGCGAGTACCCGGCCCGGTAA
- a CDS encoding four-helix bundle copper-binding protein has protein sequence MKTRIQAMLSAHPQPQALFDQEALAECIAACMECAQACGACADACLGEPEHLAHLLRCIRMNLDCADICAATARILSRLTAPDQNLLRTQLQACVAACKACGDECQRHASEMHMQHCALCAESCQQCEAACAALLGRVTESADHSRAAVQPY, from the coding sequence ATGAAGACCCGGATTCAGGCCATGCTGTCTGCTCACCCGCAACCTCAGGCCCTTTTTGACCAGGAAGCTCTGGCCGAATGCATCGCTGCATGTATGGAGTGCGCCCAGGCGTGCGGAGCCTGTGCCGACGCCTGTCTGGGCGAACCGGAGCATCTGGCCCACCTGCTGCGCTGCATCCGGATGAATCTCGACTGCGCTGATATATGTGCAGCCACAGCCCGCATCCTGTCGCGCCTGACTGCCCCCGATCAGAATCTGCTGCGCACCCAGCTGCAGGCCTGCGTGGCTGCCTGCAAGGCATGCGGAGATGAATGTCAGCGGCACGCCAGCGAGATGCACATGCAGCACTGTGCCCTATGTGCCGAAAGCTGTCAGCAGTGTGAAGCAGCGTGTGCCGCGCTGCTGGGCAGGGTCACGGAGTCAGCAGACCACTCGCGCGCAGCCGTACAGCCGTATTGA
- a CDS encoding putative bifunctional diguanylate cyclase/phosphodiesterase, with translation MHIQASSPLSSAEPQEQLEERLQSAERLIFSDTEQAKTILLELQALAQAAGDQSSEAFSVMLQGNALYYQSRFQEAAACSVQAIELAQACGNQVVHVRALNGLGISARVQGDYAGAMECYLECLRIAEAMGDEVNRGRVLGNIGVLRMNIGEYEAALEAAQEAQHIAVCQENVVAYSVATVNIVVSHYYLKQYEQALTLAARHLPEVRERNIRQNEVVMQAYVAHALFETGQVRQAADLASEVLPLAEEVGNQEHLVNLRSAYGRALHALGRLDEAASQLELALEVARAREIRAQERNILGYLSELSASREEWRQAYQYGREHLHLDRVLHAQDSERRTRVLGVQMQVEMHKREAERERQRNTELSQANTALEQAQQHLAYRATHDALTGLHNRAHFQAEAERYLADLAGGDLGILFIDLDRFKQVNDTLGHNVGDELLKQVGQRLRNVVRAGDLVARLGGDEFTLLLPGLRHGADAERVARKVLASLARPFQVAGHELHVTASIGVAVAPQDGTDITTMQKHADVAMYRAKHDGKNAVRTFSAGMGDETAARMDLERDLREALRNGEFVLHYQGQFDVASGALTGYEALVRWQHPVHGMIAPGRFIPVAEDSGLIGPLGDWVLREACRQARAWRADERGLTISVNVSPVQFDTADFAQLVQGALQEAGIRPECLMLELTESTVLRDVSAASEQLQRLRALGVGIALDDFGTGQSALSLLRHIPIDQLKIDRSFLPGPDDTDESAQVFLRLMVMLGQARKLNVVAEGVETAEHQALLREMGCPTAQGFFLSRPLPAQQAQALLPDMNHASPAPVAAPELHMASD, from the coding sequence ATGCATATCCAGGCCAGCTCCCCTCTTTCCTCTGCTGAGCCTCAGGAGCAGCTGGAGGAGCGGCTGCAGTCCGCAGAGCGCCTGATCTTTTCCGACACCGAGCAGGCCAAGACCATCCTGCTGGAGCTTCAGGCCCTGGCCCAGGCAGCCGGAGACCAGTCCAGTGAGGCGTTCTCGGTGATGCTGCAGGGCAATGCGCTGTACTACCAGTCGCGCTTTCAGGAGGCCGCAGCCTGCAGTGTCCAGGCAATCGAACTTGCGCAGGCATGTGGAAATCAGGTGGTCCACGTGCGGGCACTCAACGGGCTGGGAATCAGTGCCCGCGTGCAGGGTGACTACGCCGGTGCGATGGAGTGCTACCTCGAGTGCCTGCGGATTGCTGAGGCGATGGGTGACGAGGTCAACCGGGGCCGTGTCCTGGGCAATATCGGCGTCCTGCGCATGAACATCGGTGAGTATGAGGCTGCCCTGGAAGCCGCGCAGGAGGCCCAGCACATCGCCGTCTGCCAGGAAAATGTGGTGGCCTACTCAGTGGCGACAGTCAATATTGTCGTGTCGCACTACTACCTCAAGCAGTATGAGCAGGCCCTGACCCTGGCAGCCCGGCACCTGCCGGAGGTCCGTGAGCGCAACATCCGCCAGAACGAGGTCGTGATGCAGGCCTACGTCGCCCATGCGCTGTTCGAAACCGGGCAGGTCCGGCAGGCCGCTGACCTGGCTTCCGAGGTTCTGCCGCTGGCAGAGGAGGTGGGCAACCAGGAGCATCTGGTCAACCTGCGCTCGGCCTATGGCCGGGCCCTGCACGCCCTGGGCCGGCTTGATGAGGCTGCCTCCCAGCTTGAGCTGGCCCTGGAGGTCGCCCGGGCGCGGGAAATCCGGGCACAGGAACGCAACATCCTGGGGTACCTGAGCGAGCTGAGTGCCTCCCGCGAGGAGTGGCGTCAGGCTTACCAGTACGGCCGTGAGCACCTGCACCTTGACCGGGTGCTGCATGCCCAGGACAGCGAGCGCAGAACCCGGGTCCTGGGCGTACAGATGCAGGTGGAGATGCACAAGCGTGAGGCCGAGCGTGAGCGCCAGCGCAACACCGAGCTCTCTCAGGCCAATACTGCCCTGGAGCAGGCCCAGCAGCACCTGGCCTACCGCGCCACCCATGACGCCCTGACGGGGCTGCACAACCGCGCGCACTTTCAGGCCGAGGCGGAGCGTTACCTGGCCGACCTCGCCGGCGGCGACCTGGGCATCCTGTTTATCGACCTCGACCGCTTCAAGCAGGTCAACGATACGCTCGGGCACAATGTGGGGGACGAACTGCTCAAACAGGTCGGGCAGCGCCTCCGGAATGTGGTGCGCGCCGGAGATCTGGTGGCCCGGCTGGGTGGTGATGAGTTCACGCTGCTGCTTCCGGGGCTGCGTCACGGCGCAGACGCCGAACGCGTGGCGCGCAAGGTGCTGGCCAGTCTGGCCCGGCCCTTTCAGGTGGCTGGTCATGAGCTGCATGTCACGGCGTCTATCGGGGTGGCGGTCGCGCCCCAGGACGGCACGGACATCACGACCATGCAGAAGCATGCTGACGTGGCGATGTACCGCGCCAAGCACGACGGGAAGAACGCGGTCCGGACGTTTTCTGCCGGCATGGGGGACGAAACGGCCGCCCGCATGGACCTGGAGCGGGATCTGCGAGAAGCGCTGCGCAACGGGGAATTCGTCCTGCATTACCAGGGGCAGTTCGATGTGGCCAGCGGTGCGCTGACTGGCTATGAGGCACTGGTGCGCTGGCAGCACCCGGTTCACGGCATGATTGCCCCGGGCCGGTTCATTCCGGTGGCCGAAGACAGTGGCCTGATCGGTCCGCTGGGCGACTGGGTGCTGCGTGAGGCCTGCCGTCAGGCCCGGGCTTGGCGGGCCGACGAACGGGGGTTGACCATAAGCGTCAACGTCAGCCCGGTGCAGTTTGACACTGCTGATTTTGCCCAGCTGGTTCAGGGGGCCCTGCAGGAGGCCGGCATCAGACCGGAATGCCTGATGCTGGAACTCACCGAGAGCACGGTGCTGCGTGACGTGTCAGCGGCTTCCGAGCAGCTGCAGCGCCTGCGCGCGCTGGGAGTCGGGATCGCGCTGGACGACTTTGGCACCGGGCAGAGCGCCCTGAGCCTGCTGCGTCACATCCCGATCGATCAGCTCAAAATAGACCGCTCCTTTCTGCCGGGGCCGGACGACACCGATGAAAGCGCCCAGGTGTTCCTGCGCTTGATGGTCATGCTGGGGCAGGCGCGAAAACTCAACGTGGTGGCCGAAGGGGTCGAGACGGCCGAGCACCAGGCGCTGCTCAGGGAGATGGGCTGCCCCACCGCCCAGGGGTTCTTCCTCAGCCGGCCGCTCCCGGCACAGCAGGCTCAGGCCCTGTTGCCCGACATGAATCATGCGTCGCCCGCTCCCGTGGCTGCGCCCGAGCTTCACATGGCGTCCGACTGA
- a CDS encoding PilT/PilU family type 4a pilus ATPase — protein sequence MSVLNSVLSAIVNEGASDIHLRSFSAPAGRVNGEMKRYGDTKLLPEHVEGFAREMMTRPGMWEEFMTTREADFAYGIPGLARFRVNAYFQRGSLGLIMRVIEEKPIPSFAQLGLPETTFEHLAAQERGLVLVTGPTGSGKTTTLASLIDHINANQAVNIVTLEDPIEILHRDKQAMISQRELGIDTMSFSNGLRAAMRQDPDVILIGEMRDKETVEAALSAAQTGHLVLSTLHTQDAIRTVNRIIDFFAPHEREQIRQGLSESIVGIVSQRLLPKLGGGRVLGMEVLLGTPTVRECVKDADRTEEIKQALLEGGLRGMHTFDQHLGNLVMSGLMSEADAMASATSPHELKIMLMRQQFAS from the coding sequence ATGAGCGTCCTGAACAGCGTGTTGAGCGCAATAGTCAACGAGGGGGCCAGTGACATCCACCTGAGGTCCTTCAGTGCCCCTGCCGGGCGGGTCAATGGTGAGATGAAGCGCTACGGCGACACCAAACTGCTGCCCGAACATGTCGAGGGCTTCGCGCGGGAAATGATGACCCGCCCGGGCATGTGGGAGGAGTTCATGACCACCCGTGAGGCCGACTTCGCCTACGGGATTCCTGGGCTGGCGCGCTTCCGGGTCAACGCCTACTTCCAGCGCGGCTCCCTGGGCCTGATCATGCGCGTCATTGAGGAAAAACCCATTCCCAGTTTCGCCCAGCTGGGCCTGCCGGAAACGACCTTCGAGCACCTCGCGGCCCAGGAACGCGGCCTGGTGCTGGTGACCGGCCCGACAGGCTCGGGCAAGACCACCACCCTGGCCAGCCTGATCGACCACATCAACGCGAATCAGGCCGTCAACATCGTCACGCTGGAAGACCCCATCGAGATCCTGCACCGCGACAAGCAGGCCATGATCAGCCAGCGCGAGCTGGGGATCGACACCATGAGCTTTTCCAACGGCCTGCGCGCCGCGATGCGCCAGGACCCCGACGTGATCCTGATCGGCGAGATGCGCGACAAGGAAACCGTGGAAGCCGCGCTTTCGGCTGCCCAGACCGGCCACCTGGTGCTGAGCACGCTGCACACCCAGGACGCCATCCGCACCGTCAACCGCATCATCGACTTTTTCGCGCCGCACGAACGCGAACAGATCCGCCAGGGCCTGTCGGAGAGCATCGTGGGCATTGTCAGCCAGCGCCTGCTGCCCAAACTGGGCGGAGGCCGCGTGCTGGGCATGGAGGTGCTGCTAGGCACACCGACCGTGCGTGAGTGCGTCAAGGACGCCGACCGGACCGAGGAAATCAAGCAGGCCCTGCTGGAAGGCGGCCTGCGCGGCATGCACACCTTCGACCAGCACCTGGGCAATCTGGTGATGTCCGGCCTGATGAGCGAAGCGGACGCTATGGCCTCCGCGACCAGTCCACACGAGCTCAAGATCATGCTGATGCGCCAGCAGTTCGCGTCCTGA
- a CDS encoding DinB family protein, producing the protein MSRKKALVPTVVTVATVGVAAGAAYLARVRKDDVKDFVVSRVLEAPAGRSSYTELGQSLERSGTFLAGRAARAADTPANRELLGHIISIERWGQQRLKVALGQQPFQRDESRQYRPPQDASLRELRELLSQVRAGTVELVRQLHVSPPDDSLTVEHNGLGPLTAKAWVRYLTQHGDLESRRLRSNREPEALGA; encoded by the coding sequence ATGAGCCGGAAAAAAGCCCTTGTTCCTACGGTCGTGACGGTCGCCACCGTCGGCGTGGCAGCCGGAGCAGCTTACCTGGCGCGGGTGCGCAAGGACGACGTGAAGGATTTCGTGGTGTCGCGGGTGCTTGAGGCTCCGGCCGGACGAAGCAGCTACACCGAGCTGGGCCAGAGCCTGGAGCGCTCCGGGACCTTCCTGGCGGGCCGGGCGGCGCGGGCGGCCGACACGCCCGCCAACCGCGAGCTGCTGGGCCACATCATCAGCATCGAACGCTGGGGACAGCAACGCCTGAAAGTCGCGCTTGGCCAGCAGCCTTTTCAGCGCGACGAATCGCGGCAGTACCGCCCACCCCAGGATGCCAGCCTGCGTGAGCTGCGCGAACTGCTTTCGCAGGTCCGTGCCGGCACGGTAGAGCTGGTCCGCCAGTTGCACGTCTCGCCCCCGGACGACAGTCTGACCGTGGAGCACAACGGCCTGGGTCCGCTGACTGCGAAGGCCTGGGTGCGCTACCTGACGCAGCACGGCGACCTGGAAAGCCGCCGGCTGCGCTCGAACCGTGAGCCTGAGGCGCTGGGCGCCTGA
- a CDS encoding 5-formyltetrahydrofolate cyclo-ligase: MTQDAYAVTPGAWREQVWTTLMRERQCSYPLPPHGHHPNFKGARDAAGHLLRHPDVAALRVLVVGPERALYPLRKLALQSGVTLYVPHQKKAGWYWRVTDPAGAKLSALPDYGEPVLRPDGAQGVVLGSVAADEQGGRLGKGYGWAARGLHLSALGLEVPEFTLAHPLMLSSRLPCPPDSVVALVGTPRGVQSPKTFPLAPAGSPSVDSGA; encoded by the coding sequence ATGACGCAGGACGCTTATGCCGTGACCCCCGGTGCCTGGCGCGAGCAGGTGTGGACCACCCTGATGCGTGAACGTCAGTGCAGCTATCCGCTGCCGCCGCACGGCCACCATCCGAACTTCAAGGGGGCGCGGGACGCAGCCGGTCACCTGCTGCGTCATCCGGACGTCGCCGCGCTGCGCGTGCTGGTGGTAGGACCGGAACGGGCGCTGTACCCGCTGCGCAAGCTGGCCCTGCAGTCGGGCGTCACGCTGTACGTGCCTCACCAGAAAAAGGCGGGCTGGTACTGGCGCGTGACCGATCCAGCAGGGGCGAAACTCAGCGCCCTGCCTGACTACGGCGAGCCGGTGCTGCGCCCCGATGGCGCCCAGGGCGTGGTGCTGGGCAGTGTGGCGGCCGATGAGCAGGGCGGGCGGCTGGGCAAGGGATACGGCTGGGCCGCCCGTGGCCTGCACCTGAGTGCCCTGGGTCTGGAGGTTCCCGAGTTCACCCTGGCGCATCCGCTGATGCTCTCGTCGCGGCTGCCGTGTCCCCCCGACTCGGTGGTGGCGCTGGTCGGCACGCCGCGCGGTGTGCAGAGTCCCAAGACATTCCCACTGGCTCCGGCGGGCAGCCCCTCCGTAGACTCGGGGGCATGA
- a CDS encoding carbon-nitrogen hydrolase family protein, which produces MTVLRVAAGAYPIDFLSGWAAIEAKLGSWVADAAAQGAQLLVFPEYGALELISLLPAELHHDIHGMRPALQPLLPEFLALHARLARQYGVAIVAGSVPVAQGSVFVNRAYVFGPDGEYSHQDKLMMTRFEDEEWAISPGNGARVFELPLPGGDRVNFGIAICYDSEFPGLARTLAEGGAEVLIVPSFTGARAGYTRVRVGSMARALENQFYAVHAPLIADAPWTYAVEDAVGQSGVYAPADNGLPDDGLVAQGEWNTPGWLVTDLDLTLTRQVRRDGHVLNWRDRHAAQDRPTPAVQVALGPKAHA; this is translated from the coding sequence ATGACGGTCTTACGTGTCGCGGCGGGCGCCTATCCCATCGACTTTCTCAGCGGCTGGGCCGCAATTGAGGCCAAGCTGGGAAGCTGGGTCGCCGACGCGGCTGCGCAGGGCGCCCAGCTGCTGGTGTTTCCTGAATATGGGGCGCTGGAGCTGATCAGCCTGTTGCCGGCCGAACTGCATCACGACATTCATGGCATGCGTCCGGCCCTGCAGCCCCTGCTGCCGGAGTTTCTGGCCCTGCACGCCCGGCTGGCCCGGCAGTATGGGGTGGCCATCGTGGCGGGCAGTGTGCCGGTGGCACAGGGCAGCGTCTTCGTCAACCGGGCCTATGTCTTCGGACCGGACGGAGAGTACAGCCACCAGGACAAGCTGATGATGACCCGCTTCGAGGATGAGGAATGGGCCATCTCACCGGGCAACGGCGCACGGGTCTTTGAACTGCCCCTACCCGGAGGGGACCGCGTGAATTTCGGAATCGCCATCTGCTACGACAGCGAGTTCCCGGGTCTGGCCCGCACGCTGGCCGAAGGTGGCGCGGAGGTCCTGATCGTGCCCTCGTTTACCGGTGCCCGCGCCGGCTACACCCGGGTCCGCGTGGGCAGCATGGCGCGCGCACTCGAAAACCAGTTCTATGCGGTGCATGCGCCTCTGATCGCCGACGCGCCCTGGACCTATGCCGTGGAGGACGCGGTGGGCCAGAGTGGCGTGTATGCCCCGGCCGACAACGGCCTGCCGGACGACGGGCTGGTGGCCCAGGGCGAGTGGAACACGCCCGGATGGCTGGTGACCGACCTGGACCTGACCCTGACCCGGCAGGTCCGGCGCGACGGCCACGTCCTGAACTGGCGCGACCGCCACGCCGCGCAGGATCGGCCCACACCGGCGGTGCAGGTGGCGCTGGGGCCAAAAGCCCATGCCTGA
- a CDS encoding GNAT family N-acetyltransferase: protein MPESTVEVRLLGPANGVAYREVRLSALRSDPLAFLTTADEFAARSLENVSDRLMPSDTAANLGAFLDGRLVGILTLAREKPAIFAHRVNIYGVSVLTSARGRGCGHTLMEAALAHARTWPGVTSLHLAVMDTQHAARRLYERHGFAVWGTQPDAVRRDGQVLSEHWMWRALEP, encoded by the coding sequence ATGCCTGAAAGTACGGTCGAAGTAAGGCTCCTGGGCCCTGCCAACGGGGTTGCCTACCGCGAGGTCCGTCTGTCGGCCCTGCGCAGCGATCCGCTGGCCTTCCTGACCACCGCAGACGAATTTGCGGCCCGCTCGCTGGAAAACGTGTCGGACCGTCTGATGCCCTCGGACACTGCGGCCAACCTGGGGGCGTTTCTGGACGGCCGGCTGGTGGGCATTCTGACCCTGGCCCGCGAAAAGCCGGCCATCTTTGCCCACCGGGTCAACATATACGGGGTATCGGTGCTGACCAGCGCCCGTGGTCGGGGCTGTGGACACACCCTGATGGAGGCAGCCCTGGCCCACGCGCGCACCTGGCCGGGCGTGACCAGCCTGCATCTGGCGGTCATGGATACCCAGCACGCCGCCCGGCGACTGTACGAACGTCACGGTTTTGCGGTGTGGGGCACGCAGCCTGACGCGGTGCGCCGGGATGGTCAGGTCCTCAGCGAGCACTGGATGTGGCGGGCGCTGGAGCCTTAG